The Nitrospirota bacterium nucleotide sequence TCCACCCATTTCAGCCGTTTCCTGTGCACTCTTGGAAAAACCGGCTACGTTAGAGGCGTTCTTAGCAACCTCGCTTACAGAGGAACTCATCTCTTCTATAGCAGTGGCTACCTGAAAAGTCTGCTGGGTCTGGTCTGAAGAACCGCTAGACATCTGCTCCGACATTGCCGAAAGTTCAACCGCGGAAGAGGATACCTTTTCTGTCGCCTGTTTGACCTGCTGAATAATGACCTGCAACTGATCCATAAATTGGTTGAATGCCACTGATGTTAAACCTATTTCATCATGAGAACTGGTGTCAAGCCGGAATGTCAGGTCACCTGCCCCGCCTGCTAACTGGCTCATTGAGTTGCGAAGGTGATCAATCCTGCGTGTCTTCTCATTAACCAGTATCAAAACAAACATTACTAATGCGATTACAACACCAATCAGGATAATCGTAAGAATCATTCCCCTGGCACTCTGACCGGTAACCTGCCTGGCCTTTTCACTACTTGACACTGTCACTGCAGCCGATACGGCGAGGACACTATCAATGGCCTCTGTAGATTTTGTAATCCATTCCTGTTGATTGACATTATATTTACCGTCAGCAGCAGCTTTGTGAACATCACTATATATTCCATTATCAAAAATCATTAAACCCTTTTCCATCTCTTCTATGGCCCGTTTAATACGGGGATCCACATCCTTATATTCCTTCAACGGCAGTATCTCTTTTTTACCAAGTTCAACTACAGCACGAAACTCTTTTAAATTTTCCATCACCTTTGACGCAACAGGCTGCCCTGCAGCAATCGCAGAGGCATACATGGCACGTTCTCTACCCATGTTTTCTGATATTAACCATACTGCATGTTTCAAGACCATGTTATCCTGTGTGATCTGTTGAAGCGGCTCAGAAGAAGCAAATGCAGTCTGACGAAGCCTTGCCGCACTTTGGATGACACTCGTCATAGCTGTAAACCAGTCTGCAACCTGAATATCCCGATTATTGCCCCGAATGCTTGTGTCCACTCGCTTCCGCGTATTAACCATATTATCATACGCATGCAATGTCTGATTATAAGCATAGGCAAAACTGGAGTCCGGTT carries:
- a CDS encoding methyl-accepting chemotaxis protein, whose product is MLNNLFKNVSVRLLLNGTVIGFSLLCVCLMTLLGWNAYHKREVAQRLSVMNDMADKIIVAASKEALERGMTSAALSASGAADSSILSKVNDLRVEGDENLKRALLPAKEIAEKEPDSSFAYAYNQTLHAYDNMVNTRKRVDTSIRGNNRDIQVADWFTAMTSVIQSAARLRQTAFASSEPLQQITQDNMVLKHAVWLISENMGRERAMYASAIAAGQPVASKVMENLKEFRAVVELGKKEILPLKEYKDVDPRIKRAIEEMEKGLMIFDNGIYSDVHKAAADGKYNVNQQEWITKSTEAIDSVLAVSAAVTVSSSEKARQVTGQSARGMILTIILIGVVIALVMFVLILVNEKTRRIDHLRNSMSQLAGGAGDLTFRLDTSSHDEIGLTSVAFNQFMDQLQVIIQQVKQATEKVSSSAVELSAMSEQMSSGSSDQTQQTFQVATAIEEMSSSVSEVAKNASNVAGFSKSAQETAEMGGKVVEDAIRGMEKIAMSVKDAAGVIEALGTSSKQIGEIVSVIDNIADQTNLLALNAAIEAARASEQGRGFAVVADEVRKLAERTTKATTEIGNMIGTIQQDISKAVITMQEGSGEVESGVKLANEAGQALCQIVEGSQKVMDMVMQIAAASEEQSAVSSEIANNIERISNLCKDNNTAASHTAQSSDGLRNLALSLHQTVNRFKV